From the genome of Clavelina lepadiformis chromosome 2, kaClaLepa1.1, whole genome shotgun sequence:
GTTTACCGCATACGTGAATTCAGACTATATCTTCTTATGTGTATTTAATGTCTTCTTTATAACAATAAGCCTAGGCCTACCTAAAACATACATCTTTTTAGTTGTTCGGTCTACATACAAGGTTCTGTGAGTTTAAGAAATTTACGTTCTTCGCATTGATAACAGCTCTAGACTTAATTGATATATGTGACAACTAGCTTTATACCGAAATTTTCTAAATAGCTTAACTTTTCAAGAGCGAACTTGgctaaattttataaatttacatCTCCATACCCAGCTTTCCTAAGTTTTTTATTCTATTAACCGGTCTAACAGCAATTCAGCCAATCACATTTTCAAGTCTACGTTCAAGTCATTTATGACTCGCTTCGGTCCCTTTTCACCATATCAAGCATCACTTTATTCATATGGTTCGAATTGTAAAGAGCAGAATAAAACTTTCACTGCCCCACTACTTTGCATGAGCCTATATTGGACCACTTGCCAAGAAGTTGTGTGTACATCATAGGCCAAAAATCTGATGCAGTTTTAGACATCATTCAAACCGTCGATAAACTGAAAACTTAAAGGAGACAACTGTTTTTAAGAGTCGCTAATGACGTTACAACATTGTTTGGCGACTTGACTGTACTTTATATATTAGTATCGATTTAAAACACTGGATTTTAAAAAGGTTGCCgctatttgaatgaaattgaTTAACTAAACGTTGATTTTTAATGTAACGTAATCGAAAAAGGCTAATTTTGTAAACTCTATTTAAATGGTAGGCTATATACAAGATCAGTTCATGCTCTTATATAGGAAAGCCTATATGCCTATTGATTGGGGTGATGTAACGGTGATTTTACAggtatttatttgtttcataaaaacttttggaaaaattaaaacgttGAATTTTGTTCGAtgttaaaattagaaatttgactAGTACCtattaaaaataatgtaaCAATAGTTGACTAGatataaatttgtaaaaagttttattcgatATTTTCAAAGATATAAACATTAGGCCTACTAAATGAGTCCAATGtaataaaatagcaaaatcACCCGTATaaagtaacaaacaacaacactTGTTCAAAACGTATAAATATTAGTACTAAGTATAGACTATATAtgacaacaacaaataaagaaaaatctcTACTGtataaattcttttttaattcCAAACGTCTGTTAGCAACacataaacaaaatacaacaaacaatgaaaatatcgGCTAAAGAAGCCAGCTATATAAGTACTGTACATATGCTGACCGAAACCCTAGCGAGTACATTATAATCGTGGCATTAATAACAATGAGTAAACGAATACTTCTAACATTTCTCACAGTAGGAATGCGTATATGCCATACGCATAATGTTGTTCGTTGTAAGCTAAcgttaaagaaaaattaaaaaggttaccaagcaaagttttttgtaACTTATACTATTTCAGCATTGTTAAAAAAAGCCGATCACTTTAATGGCCTCACGCAAATTTCCTCCCACAAAAACATATTAAGCTGGAAAGACAAGAATACGATCATCATCAGTTACAGAGCTTTGCTTTTCTGAACGATTTTGATGTGATTCTTTCGTGCTTGAAGGATGACAGTTGTCTTCTCGGAACGATAGCCTAATTTTCTCGGTGACTTCAGAATGATCAGACATTTTTATGTCTTCCGGAACTCCAAAACGGAAAAATCGTCGAACTTTTTCCGGTAAAATTTCATTCTCAATAAATGGCATGAAATAGCGAGGATCAGCATCACTTGGCTTGTTGGCGCCTGTTTTTGGCAAAGTAATTTTGCAAGTAATATTTCCAAGATAATACGGATATTTTTGCTTAACTTTTTATCTGTGGCAATCGACACTAACAGAGAAATGACGATAGTTAAGATGAATCCCAGCaaacaaaagtacaaaaaGGAAAGCGACCAAAGAGAATAGAATAAAGCTGGCCtgaacaaagaaaagcaaagtttAGCAAGTGAAGTAAggttaaacaaacaataccAAAAATAGAAGAAGAAGATTACTTATCATCTTGGGCTGAATCCATATTCATGGAGTCCGTTAATGATCTATTCCATAAAATCAAATGCTTAGAGTTGGTCATATTGAAATAAGGGTCAATTGTTGTGTAGTTCATTGCATTCACAGGACAACCTTTCGTTGTGGTTGGCAACTGTCTCAATTTATTCGCTGGTTTTCAGTAGATTACTGAACTGACTCCCATCCAGATCATAAATATTGAAGCCACAACATGTCCCATAAGGGCTCCCTAAAAGAAAATATCataagcaaacaataaaaaaacatatagTTAAACGTTACCATACAAAACAACGACATTTCAATGAGAAACTCGATTGCCTATATGTCTTTCCGATTACAATAGCAACTTTATGTTATTGTATCAATAGAAATCTATGTAGATTGTCGAATTTCATTTATATGTATCTTACGGTAACATTCGTCCAGGGAAAGAAAATACCAAGGGTAAAAACAGCCAAAAGGGGTCCATCGAACGCACCATTAATGGAACTTATGATGGACACAATAGTTCCTCCGAGTGTTTGCACAGAAAATGCTACTAAGGCTGTCAAAAATCCGAGCAGCACTCCTAGgaagaaaaacaagaatttaAGACACGGACAAAATTTAGTGAAAAATGTCGTGTTCATTATGAGAAAGGAACATTTTGATAGCTTTTTTACCAGTGATCTTGCTAATGAGTACTTTTTTTCTGTTACTCAATTGTGGTTTCCGAGGTATCACGAAATCTTCCAAAATAAGTGCACCCAATGAATTTATACCTGACGATACAGAGCTGAAAAAGTACCAACATGTACTAATGccaatttgtttcattaaaacatTGGATTTCTTATGAATTCAATCTCATCTGTGACTTAGCTCACCTTAACGTGCCACTAAAAGCAGCTGACACAAAAAGTCCTGCCATTCCTGGGACGTCACTAAACACGTCTGATATCAGCACAGCAACAAATTGATCTTTTTTTGTTATCCTTCCGTATTTTAAAGGGtcacaattttcaaaataggCGTAGGCTGCACATCCAGTAATGTAAGCGACCAAAGAAATAATGATAGACAACACCATGCAAATAATTGAAGCACTGTACATAAAAATGTGTTATAGCATGAAATTGAGCAAAGAAAGTTGGCTgagaaagtttaaaataactttttgttcTGTGTAGAACGTTTTGCGAACCAACAATTCGTGATGATTCCGCAAATAACAGCGAGAGAATTTATGTTATACTGTAATTATAATATACATTAGTATTAGTTTCGTTACGGTTAGAACTAAATTTGCGTATAATTTAAACACTAATTTGTAAAGGCTTAGGTACTGTATAAGTAAGAGAATTAAACTTCTGAAAActtatgtttaaataaaacgACGTGTTTTAAgaagaaacacaaaatttaataaaatgactTCAGTTGTACTATAGGCACATCAACagttttgaattaattttttaaattaagtcAGTACTGCTTACAATCTGGCATCTGTGACCGATTTACATGATAAAAATCGTTGAGTGGAAGGCTGTGTGCAGCATAATATCCGAGTTTTCATAACCGTAGCCCCAATAAAAATAGTCCAAAATGTTCTTTGAAGTGTAAGATCAATATTGAATCTAGATATTGAATTTTCATATGAACAAGCGTTTTATTAGTGAACAACAGCAACGGCAGCTTTTGGTCTTTGTCTCAATAAGTTACTCAAAGATATTCATTCTTCCTCCTCTTTCCAAGGCATCCCACATCTTTCCAAATCCTCCAACGATCACAATCGTTTTCACCAAGGCTGCAAATCCACCAGCAAATATGACCGTTGTTTGTAGAGTATCTGTCCAAACTACTGCTTTCATACCGCCCTACAAAAAAAGGCACTCAGCAAGAACAACAATACAATTTAAAGACAAATGAATATAGTGTATCTCTTTTGTCGATCGTATATAacaattgtattatttttatcCGGTAAATATTAAAGAAAGATTTTAGCCTAGtataaaatctaaataaatatatagccTAACAGATAAATAGGCTAAATGATTTTGTTAAGCGTTTTTAAatgttagcattttatttacCAGAACAGTATAAAACGTGCATAATCCACTTGTAATCATAATTGACCAGTTAAGGCTTAGCGGAGTAAGAGCATTTATAGCAAGTGCCGGAAGATAAACCGTGATTCCCATGTAAATTGTCT
Proteins encoded in this window:
- the LOC143445495 gene encoding sodium-coupled monocarboxylate transporter 1-like isoform X2, translated to MFLKFMFAKLITFVSNRFRLKYLTSVSTMKLTLVIYNYVAAGMSYTELSRGEFSTADFVVFVGMLAAAALVGIYYAIKDRRVEDQTLDNYNLGGRSMSAIPLGLSMAVTYISAITIIGAPTEAYNYGMMVLWYSAAPIISNVIGTYCLSLLHSIVRKLCSAISIVQLTIYMGITVYLPALAINALTPLSLNWSIMITSGLCTFYTVLGGMKAVVWTDTLQTTVIFAGGFAALVKTIVIVGGFGKMWDALERGGRMNIFEFNIDLTLQRTFWTIFIGATVMKTRILCCTQPSTQRFLSCKSVTDARFASIICMVLSIIISLVAYITGCAAYAYFENCDPLKYGRITKKDQFVAVLISDVFSDVPGMAGLFVSAAFSGTLSSVSSGINSLGALILEDFVIPRKPQLSNRKKVLISKITGVLLGFLTALVAFSVQTLGGTIVSIISSINGSPYGTCCGFNIYDLDGSQFSNLLKTSE
- the LOC143445495 gene encoding sodium-coupled monocarboxylate transporter 2-like isoform X1 — translated: MFLKFMFAKLITFVSNRFRLKYLTSVSTMKLTLVIYNYVAAGMSYTELSRGEFSTADFVVFVGMLAAAALVGIYYAIKDRRVEDQTLDNYNLGGRSMSAIPLGLSMAVTYISAITIIGAPTEAYNYGMMVLWYSAAPIISNVIGTYCLSLLHSIVRKLCSAISIVQLTIYMGITVYLPALAINALTPLSLNWSIMITSGLCTFYTVLGGMKAVVWTDTLQTTVIFAGGFAALVKTIVIVGGFGKMWDALERGGRMNIFEFNIDLTLQRTFWTIFIGATVMKTRILCCTQPSTQRFLSCKSVTDARFASIICMVLSIIISLVAYITGCAAYAYFENCDPLKYGRITKKDQFVAVLISDVFSDVPGMAGLFVSAAFSGTLSSVSSGINSLGALILEDFVIPRKPQLSNRKKVLISKITGVLLGFLTALVAFSVQTLGGTIVSIISSINGAFDGPLLAVFTLGIFFPWTNVTGALMGHVVASIFMIWMGVSSVIY